A stretch of the Flavobacterium aquiphilum genome encodes the following:
- a CDS encoding DUF2264 domain-containing protein gives MNKLKTMSFLAIIFSVSLFSQQKENVANVFQIKDPNYKISPYTGMTKQHWKDAALYLLEGAFSYIHTLDDPMKFPKQEGKSYPQDESRVPTEKLEGLSRTLFIASPLLKENPNLVINNIKVADYYRHQFSKLIDPSSPSYIVPRAKNGGPSQNLVEYGAITISLMTNPEVLWKPLPQDQKDALAKSMLSYGDGPTVPSNWKFFNIFVLSFFKDQGYPVNEKLLEEYLQKSLNDYRGEGWYNDNPAYDYYSMWGYQLYGVLWSEYFGNKYYPEYAAKFRSNFKDMNSNYPLMFSRNGEMIMFGRSISYRIATIAALPFMGLENDAAINNGWLRRISSGVLKQFLEHPQFMKDNVPTLGFYGAFEPAVQVYSCRGSVYWMGKAFLGLLLPDDNPFWTAKENEGNWETEFKKDQVYNKFQKGSGILITDYPNIGASEVRAWCHEKVSSDWQKFRSTENYNRLSYNSAFPWQADGQNGEVAMNYVVKNKNDQWEAFRLYTFKKFENGIYYRDVVLETDENIKFNLADIPLTNGILRVDKNNSDKPISLRLGHYALPKLDKEIVTTKKNVEGHEITIIDNGKYQVAMVSVLGWDKTETVSAKGLHPESNESTVIDVMSDSKTNKSGIYATLMLWKKTGEKWKKNELVPVKKLEQKENTVVIEFNDGTKKLIDFDKQ, from the coding sequence ATGAATAAATTAAAAACGATGTCGTTTTTAGCAATCATTTTCAGTGTGTCTTTATTTTCACAGCAAAAAGAAAATGTTGCTAATGTATTTCAGATAAAAGATCCCAATTATAAAATTAGCCCTTACACCGGAATGACAAAACAGCATTGGAAGGATGCTGCACTTTATTTGTTGGAAGGAGCATTCAGTTATATTCATACTCTTGATGATCCAATGAAGTTTCCAAAACAAGAAGGGAAAAGTTATCCTCAAGATGAAAGTAGAGTGCCTACGGAGAAATTAGAAGGTTTGAGCAGAACTTTATTTATAGCCTCTCCGCTTCTAAAAGAAAATCCTAATTTGGTGATTAATAATATCAAAGTGGCGGATTATTACAGACATCAATTCAGTAAATTGATCGATCCTAGCAGCCCTTCTTATATTGTTCCCCGTGCCAAAAATGGTGGGCCAAGTCAGAATTTAGTTGAATACGGAGCTATAACAATATCTTTGATGACCAATCCCGAGGTGCTTTGGAAACCACTTCCTCAAGATCAAAAAGATGCATTGGCAAAATCTATGTTGAGTTATGGTGACGGGCCTACTGTGCCTTCCAACTGGAAGTTTTTTAACATTTTTGTATTGAGTTTTTTCAAAGACCAGGGATATCCCGTTAATGAGAAATTGTTAGAGGAATATTTGCAAAAATCTTTAAACGATTATAGAGGCGAAGGTTGGTATAACGATAATCCGGCCTATGATTATTACAGTATGTGGGGCTATCAATTGTATGGCGTTTTGTGGTCTGAATATTTTGGAAATAAATATTATCCTGAATATGCCGCAAAATTTCGAAGCAATTTCAAAGATATGAATTCCAATTATCCTTTAATGTTTAGCCGTAACGGGGAGATGATTATGTTTGGGCGCAGTATCAGCTATAGAATTGCTACCATCGCTGCTTTGCCTTTTATGGGATTAGAAAATGATGCTGCTATAAATAATGGTTGGTTGCGAAGAATATCATCCGGAGTTTTAAAACAATTTCTAGAGCATCCACAGTTTATGAAAGATAATGTGCCTACTCTTGGTTTTTATGGGGCATTTGAACCAGCCGTACAAGTGTATAGCTGTAGAGGAAGTGTATATTGGATGGGGAAAGCTTTTCTGGGTCTTTTATTGCCGGATGATAATCCTTTTTGGACAGCAAAAGAAAATGAAGGAAACTGGGAAACCGAATTCAAGAAAGATCAGGTTTATAATAAATTTCAAAAAGGCTCGGGAATTTTAATTACCGATTATCCTAACATCGGCGCTTCTGAAGTGAGAGCCTGGTGCCATGAAAAAGTAAGTAGCGATTGGCAGAAATTTAGATCAACAGAAAACTATAACAGATTGTCTTATAACAGTGCTTTCCCTTGGCAGGCTGATGGCCAAAATGGAGAGGTAGCGATGAATTACGTTGTCAAAAACAAAAATGATCAATGGGAAGCCTTTAGATTATATACGTTTAAAAAGTTTGAAAACGGCATTTATTACAGAGATGTGGTTTTGGAAACCGATGAAAATATTAAATTTAATTTAGCCGATATTCCTTTGACGAACGGAATTTTGAGAGTCGATAAAAATAACAGCGATAAACCTATTTCGCTGCGTTTAGGACATTACGCTTTACCAAAACTGGATAAAGAAATTGTCACCACCAAAAAAAATGTAGAAGGTCATGAGATTACTATAATTGATAATGGAAAATATCAAGTAGCGATGGTTTCTGTTTTAGGTTGGGATAAAACAGAAACTGTGAGTGCAAAAGGATTACATCCCGAAAGTAATGAAAGCACTGTAATTGATGTTATGAGCGATTCAAAAACAAATAAGTCGGGGATTTATGCAACGTTGATGCTTTGGAAAAAAACGGGTGAAAAATGGAAGAAAAATGAACTTGTTCCAGTAAAAAAACTAGAGCAAAAAGAGAATACAGTTGTAATTGAATTTAATGACGGCACAAAGAAACTGATTGATTTTGATAAACAATAA
- a CDS encoding beta-galactosidase: MKQKEKKHVLRIIFALFGILISINSAAQKIEKYFPKKDLTRVGVYYYPEHWDPNQWDRDLKNIAAMGFEFTHFAEFAWAQLEPQEGVYDFKWLDKAIEIAAKYNLKVIMCTSTATPPVWLVRKYPDVLETYEDGTKTDHGSRQHASFSSNYYRTYSMKMVEQLAKRYGNDKRIMGWQVDNEPSRFLDYGADAQQRYRDWLKEKYKNIDTLNEAWGNNFWSGIYTSFDQINIPLHKEWGMNLHSQLDHFRFADQETATFLDEQALTIRKFATKDQWITSNYIPNYNVSYVGMSKELDFDCYTRYMVYGGSLGIGPKGYRVGDYSNIAMANDFFRPTKGMYGVMELQPGQVNWGSINPQPLPGSIRMWLWHVFAGGSKFTCTYRYRAPLYGYEQFHYGIVGTDGVTPTPGGMEFSQFIKEIGMLRTKYDAKATLPDYYLKRKTGILFNGDNVMGIDLNKQTKEWNTIGHFLKYYKAAKSFGAPVDFVRDTTNFSNYPVLIVPAYQMIDQKMIDKLTLYAKNGGNLVLSCRSGIQNRKGHLWEAKFYEPMWNLIGSKVDSYDLLMPHSPGIIKFNDKEYEWISWGDLLKPNKETEIWGTYEGDFYSGTPAVISHKLGKGTVTYIGLDSKNGDLEKQVLTKLYQQQNIPIENYPEGVMVEYRDGFGIAVNYSDKVFNMDLPKSAKILIGTQSIKTADVLVWKY; encoded by the coding sequence ATGAAACAGAAAGAAAAAAAACACGTTTTGAGAATAATATTTGCCCTATTTGGAATACTTATTAGCATAAATTCGGCTGCTCAAAAAATCGAAAAATATTTTCCCAAAAAAGACCTTACAAGAGTGGGAGTATATTATTATCCTGAACATTGGGATCCCAATCAATGGGATCGCGACTTGAAAAATATAGCTGCAATGGGTTTTGAATTTACCCATTTTGCTGAATTCGCATGGGCTCAGCTTGAACCACAGGAAGGAGTATATGATTTTAAATGGCTTGATAAAGCTATAGAAATTGCTGCAAAATATAATTTAAAAGTTATTATGTGTACTTCGACTGCGACGCCTCCCGTGTGGTTAGTCCGCAAGTATCCTGATGTACTTGAGACTTATGAGGATGGAACCAAAACAGATCATGGTTCTAGACAGCACGCATCTTTTTCGAGTAATTACTATCGAACCTATTCTATGAAAATGGTTGAACAATTGGCAAAAAGATACGGCAATGACAAACGTATAATGGGTTGGCAGGTAGATAATGAACCAAGTCGTTTTCTTGATTATGGCGCCGATGCACAGCAGCGCTACCGCGATTGGCTAAAGGAAAAATATAAAAACATTGACACCTTAAATGAAGCTTGGGGAAACAATTTCTGGAGCGGAATTTATACTAGTTTTGACCAAATTAATATTCCGCTGCATAAAGAATGGGGGATGAACCTGCATTCTCAATTAGATCATTTTAGATTCGCTGATCAGGAAACTGCAACCTTTTTGGATGAACAGGCGTTAACAATACGCAAGTTTGCAACCAAAGATCAATGGATTACTTCTAATTACATACCAAACTACAATGTAAGTTATGTTGGTATGAGCAAAGAATTAGATTTTGATTGTTACACACGTTATATGGTTTACGGAGGAAGTCTGGGAATAGGTCCGAAAGGTTATCGCGTAGGCGATTATTCAAATATTGCTATGGCTAATGATTTTTTTCGTCCTACAAAAGGCATGTATGGTGTTATGGAACTGCAGCCGGGTCAGGTAAACTGGGGAAGTATTAATCCGCAGCCATTGCCGGGAAGTATTCGTATGTGGTTATGGCATGTTTTTGCCGGAGGCAGCAAATTCACTTGTACATATCGCTACCGTGCGCCTTTATATGGTTATGAGCAATTTCATTATGGAATCGTTGGTACAGATGGCGTAACACCTACTCCTGGTGGTATGGAGTTTAGCCAGTTCATTAAAGAAATTGGTATGTTGCGAACAAAATATGATGCAAAGGCAACACTACCGGATTATTATCTAAAGCGAAAAACTGGCATACTGTTTAATGGCGATAATGTCATGGGGATTGATCTAAACAAGCAAACAAAAGAATGGAATACAATCGGTCATTTCCTAAAATATTATAAAGCAGCAAAATCTTTTGGCGCACCTGTTGATTTTGTTCGTGATACTACTAATTTCTCAAATTATCCAGTCTTAATCGTGCCTGCTTATCAAATGATTGACCAAAAAATGATTGACAAACTGACTTTGTATGCAAAAAATGGGGGGAATTTAGTACTAAGTTGCCGATCAGGAATTCAAAACAGGAAAGGTCATCTTTGGGAAGCTAAATTTTATGAACCAATGTGGAATTTAATAGGTTCCAAAGTTGATTCCTATGATTTGTTAATGCCACATTCGCCGGGAATAATTAAGTTTAACGATAAGGAATATGAGTGGATCAGTTGGGGAGATTTGTTAAAGCCAAATAAGGAAACAGAAATTTGGGGAACTTACGAAGGTGATTTTTATTCGGGAACTCCTGCTGTTATTTCGCATAAATTAGGTAAGGGGACTGTAACTTATATTGGTTTGGATTCAAAAAATGGAGATCTTGAAAAACAAGTATTGACGAAATTATACCAACAGCAAAATATTCCAATAGAAAATTATCCGGAAGGCGTGATGGTAGAATATCGTGACGGATTTGGAATCGCTGTCAATTATTCTGATAAAGTCTTCAATATGGATTTACCAAAAAGCGCTAAGATTCTTATCGGAACCCAATCAATAAAAACCGCCGATGTACTTGTCTGGAAATATTAA
- a CDS encoding family 43 glycosylhydrolase, giving the protein MNSNLILFTPKKQICKLAVLAVALSFFGTANAQQVSKKKLPKSETKNSNLKTSAYLFAYFTGNSNDEEAIRFAISNDGYNFRALNDNKPIINSADISETGGVRDPHILRGADGKTFYMVVTDMVSAKGWDSNRAMTLLKSSDLIHWTSSKINIQKRFPGNEDLKRVWAPQTIYDVQKGKYMIYWSMKNGNNPDIIYYAYANKDFTDLETEPKQLFFSPTNGSCIDGDIIFKDGKYHLFFKTEGEGAGIKIAVSDKLTEGYVLRDKYVQQTKYPVEGAGVFKLNNSNDYILMYDLYTKGKYQFTRTSDLENFSVIDNAVSMNFHPRHGTVMPITAEEVARLESKWGTAKDIMSSPEAIEVKKTNVKADETLKQVHLPVKQGTNLSSFKPDFTKYAGVTIEPKTPQNFTKGAVKYTVAINGQPSETWSVIASVANNPVLNGLYADPDILYSEKDSKYYIYPTSDGFDNWSGTYFKTFSSTDLVNWTDEGVILDLEKDVSWAKKNAWAPCILEKKVGDSYKYYFYFTAGQKIGVAVADSPKGPFVDSGKPLVEKYPNGVTGGQQIDPDVFTDPKTGKNYLYWGNNYMACAEINPDMISINEETVKVITPDKTFREGTTVFFRNGKYYFLWSEDDTRSENYKVRYGTSDSPTGKISIPENNLVIAKDKEAEIYATGHNSIIQIPGKDEWYIVYHRFNYPKGITMGRPAGFNREVCIDKMEFDKEGNILTVKPTHEGIKPLKK; this is encoded by the coding sequence ATGAATTCGAATTTAATATTATTTACTCCCAAAAAGCAGATTTGCAAGTTGGCTGTTTTGGCGGTTGCCTTGTCTTTTTTTGGCACGGCCAATGCACAGCAGGTTTCGAAAAAGAAATTACCAAAATCGGAAACTAAGAATTCCAATTTAAAAACATCAGCTTATTTATTTGCCTATTTCACAGGGAATTCCAATGATGAAGAAGCGATTCGCTTTGCGATCAGTAATGACGGTTATAATTTCAGGGCATTAAACGACAATAAACCGATTATTAATTCTGCTGATATTAGTGAAACTGGCGGTGTGAGAGATCCTCATATTTTGCGCGGAGCTGATGGGAAAACATTTTATATGGTGGTAACCGATATGGTTTCGGCCAAAGGTTGGGATTCCAATAGAGCAATGACTTTATTGAAATCCTCCGATTTAATTCATTGGACTTCCAGTAAAATTAACATTCAAAAAAGATTTCCCGGAAATGAAGATTTAAAACGGGTTTGGGCGCCACAAACGATTTACGATGTCCAAAAAGGGAAGTATATGATTTATTGGTCCATGAAAAATGGCAATAACCCTGATATTATTTATTACGCTTACGCCAATAAAGATTTCACGGATTTGGAAACCGAGCCGAAACAATTGTTTTTCAGTCCGACGAATGGATCTTGTATCGACGGGGATATTATTTTTAAAGATGGAAAATATCATCTTTTCTTTAAGACAGAAGGGGAAGGAGCGGGTATAAAAATCGCCGTTTCCGATAAATTGACCGAAGGTTATGTTTTGAGGGACAAATATGTACAGCAAACCAAATATCCGGTAGAAGGAGCAGGAGTTTTCAAACTGAATAACTCGAATGATTATATACTGATGTATGATCTTTATACAAAAGGGAAATATCAGTTTACGAGAACCAGTGATTTAGAAAATTTCTCGGTTATTGACAATGCGGTTTCGATGAACTTTCACCCGAGACACGGAACCGTAATGCCAATTACTGCTGAAGAAGTTGCAAGATTAGAAAGCAAATGGGGAACCGCAAAAGATATTATGAGTTCGCCTGAAGCAATAGAAGTTAAGAAAACGAATGTCAAAGCGGATGAAACTTTAAAACAAGTTCATTTACCGGTAAAACAGGGAACCAATCTTTCATCATTCAAACCTGATTTTACAAAATATGCAGGTGTAACGATTGAACCAAAAACGCCTCAGAATTTTACCAAAGGAGCTGTAAAATATACTGTTGCAATAAATGGGCAGCCATCAGAAACCTGGTCTGTTATCGCTTCGGTGGCAAACAATCCTGTTTTGAACGGTCTTTATGCTGACCCGGATATTTTGTATTCCGAAAAAGATTCGAAATACTATATCTATCCAACGAGCGATGGTTTTGACAATTGGTCTGGGACTTATTTTAAAACATTTTCCTCAACCGATTTGGTAAACTGGACTGATGAAGGAGTTATTCTTGATTTGGAAAAAGACGTAAGTTGGGCAAAGAAAAATGCCTGGGCTCCTTGTATTTTGGAGAAAAAAGTGGGTGACAGCTACAAGTATTACTTTTATTTTACCGCAGGACAGAAAATAGGTGTGGCTGTTGCCGATAGTCCAAAAGGCCCTTTTGTGGACTCCGGAAAACCATTGGTGGAAAAATATCCAAATGGAGTTACAGGTGGACAACAAATAGATCCCGATGTTTTCACCGATCCAAAAACCGGGAAAAACTACTTGTACTGGGGTAATAATTATATGGCTTGCGCCGAAATTAACCCCGATATGATTTCCATCAATGAGGAAACTGTCAAAGTGATAACACCGGATAAGACTTTCCGCGAAGGTACAACTGTCTTTTTCAGAAACGGAAAATATTACTTTTTATGGTCAGAAGATGATACCCGAAGTGAGAATTATAAAGTACGTTACGGAACTTCTGATTCTCCTACCGGAAAAATCAGCATCCCTGAAAATAATTTGGTCATAGCCAAAGACAAAGAAGCTGAGATTTATGCAACAGGTCATAATTCGATAATTCAAATACCGGGCAAAGACGAATGGTACATTGTGTATCACCGTTTCAATTATCCAAAGGGAATTACAATGGGAAGACCTGCTGGATTCAACAGAGAAGTTTGCATCGATAAAATGGAGTTTGACAAAGAAGGGAATATCCTAACGGTGAAACCTACACACGAGGGAATTAAACCTTTGAAAAAATAA
- a CDS encoding glycosyl hydrolase, which produces MKKNYTILLLFLAVFASQIYAQAPNLPTKVGLATSLSGNRTFTGSTALDTIVLPYSGTNEFTLEVQAKINSASGRGLDVQASDKNGVGFRTSLDKTTFNNTTLLPLVENLSASADNAQEQTYRYAVKDGYAHIYQDGHYLTSKALDYVADENSANQPIVYGADNAVGKWAGIVGNTSGKPSDYGWANPAASTIFNTANSGSGVRYLDVTSGHTFEDNGSTYKGRLLYIRWDNNSISGSTYSFPIKLEKGLQYEFSWIYELVANASPGVKMNVAISSGSDGSGAIISKTFTSGNAFKLRRGNMSFLSDSEGTYYVTITGDWALFGIGELKLKSTNLINTWDGMPENSAGKPSDYGWINPGAATVFNTANSTSGSRYMDVTTGHTFEADGSNYSGRLMYIRWDSSTVENSVYSFPVQLEASKDYQFSWIYDYISNGNPGNRMTVSINTSADGTGTVIGAKNFVTGAINQLRKGDFSFHSQNAGTYYVTITGDRALFGIGDLKLKGQRFSRIVIGKNYVNGAVDMSVSSVTYEDAAYAPIKIDSPSTVNVTITNPEVSVGAYSKSNVVLNSGVSLHLTSGFNPLINSKVELNSADARLYFDAVKPSVVIDSYLQFVTVNGVPASNNVNVYVSNYGSGSVVVLQTNDFKPLEVFTEENFGGTAQQFDIVTPYSNLGGLDNKIKSFKLKKGYMATFASNSNGTGYSRVFIAENQDIEIPVLPPYLKGTISFVRTMRWHEVSKKGLAGGATSAMDATNISWYYNWNTGGTTTSNVEYVPIRQTAYWPSFGPANTKEGYTHQLGFNEPDRPDQSNMTVETALGVWPSLMQSGLRLGSPATSDPFNSWLGNFMTQAEAKNYRVDYMALHCYWYKSATQWASDLQSIYNKYHRPIWITEWNVGANWTGNSFPDGPDKLTDANATKHKNDLAAVLKVLDNTDYVERYSIYNWVQDSRAMYVTINDAFKTRNPDWANYVWLKTAPVISNTATDYTVLTPAGQYYASNASKKAFNPAREYIPTWTPKVETLSYVVTQASDSITLKWTGNNDDLVNKYVVERRLAGEANFSVFYESSDYTALEVNDVVHSSAEYRMKVVGKDNVESTYSAILTFTQDPVPAAPTDLSGVAKSTSVIDLAWSAVSNANSYNLKRANAVDGAYKKIAAFTKGTTYSDTGLTEGTTYYYKVSAVNTGGESSDSDAIAVKTKLSQTITLSSDSQKVINEVDFSPAKVSSGLLITYTSSNTDVATIVDGKVHIVAVGTTTITASQSGDEIYVEAPSMTQSLTVNKEYYADRDGDGFGVAAVSLFPVDEAPEGYVTNNTDCDDGKLLYADFDGDGLGAGPAVACGVENNTDCDDTNPVQLSVTIPDVHALSTTASEKNTIYIGYGSPFLNITAIPSGGTAPYNYLWNSNETSQTISVSGTGTYTVIITDAKGCQSTAFIVVNLVNVQCGNSGDKVTICHNGQTICVSSNAVQAHLNHGDKLGSCSMAGATSKEDCDVVVYPNPVSSTLYVKVNEVYSGAKLELYNILGMKVRTQTLANTLQTMSLEGLPLGSYSLHITNGNDIIEKMIVKK; this is translated from the coding sequence ATGAAAAAAAATTACACAATTTTATTATTGTTTTTAGCAGTCTTTGCAAGCCAAATCTATGCACAGGCTCCAAATCTGCCTACAAAAGTAGGTCTTGCCACTAGTTTAAGTGGCAATAGGACATTTACAGGCTCCACGGCCTTGGATACAATAGTTTTGCCTTATTCTGGGACAAATGAATTTACACTTGAAGTACAGGCTAAGATTAATTCTGCTTCAGGAAGAGGACTTGATGTTCAGGCGTCTGATAAGAATGGAGTTGGGTTTAGAACTTCTTTAGACAAGACAACTTTCAATAATACAACGCTTTTGCCTTTGGTGGAAAATTTAAGTGCTTCGGCAGACAATGCTCAGGAACAAACGTATAGATATGCCGTAAAAGACGGATATGCACATATTTATCAGGATGGACATTATTTAACATCCAAAGCACTTGATTATGTGGCTGATGAGAATTCGGCGAATCAGCCAATAGTCTATGGTGCTGACAATGCAGTAGGTAAATGGGCTGGTATTGTTGGTAATACTTCTGGAAAACCATCAGATTATGGTTGGGCAAATCCTGCCGCTTCCACAATTTTCAATACAGCTAATAGCGGAAGTGGAGTAAGGTATTTGGATGTAACTTCAGGACATACTTTTGAGGATAACGGATCAACTTATAAAGGTCGGTTACTTTATATTCGTTGGGATAATAATAGTATTTCGGGATCTACTTACAGCTTTCCTATAAAGTTGGAAAAAGGGCTTCAATATGAATTTTCATGGATTTATGAGCTTGTTGCAAATGCTTCGCCTGGTGTAAAAATGAATGTAGCGATCTCATCTGGATCGGATGGATCTGGTGCAATAATTTCGAAGACTTTTACTTCTGGAAATGCGTTTAAATTGCGAAGAGGGAATATGTCTTTTCTGTCGGATTCTGAGGGAACTTATTACGTTACAATTACCGGTGATTGGGCGCTTTTTGGTATTGGGGAATTAAAACTGAAGTCAACAAATTTGATTAATACTTGGGATGGTATGCCTGAAAATAGTGCTGGAAAACCATCGGACTACGGCTGGATTAATCCCGGTGCAGCTACTGTTTTTAATACTGCAAATAGTACTAGCGGTTCCCGATATATGGATGTAACAACAGGTCATACATTTGAAGCAGATGGTTCGAATTATTCGGGAAGGCTAATGTATATCAGATGGGATAGTAGCACAGTTGAGAATTCAGTCTATTCTTTTCCAGTACAATTAGAAGCTTCTAAGGATTATCAATTTTCATGGATTTATGATTACATATCTAACGGTAATCCGGGAAATCGAATGACGGTGAGTATTAATACTTCAGCTGATGGTACGGGAACAGTGATTGGGGCTAAAAATTTTGTTACTGGTGCTATAAATCAATTAAGAAAAGGTGATTTCTCTTTTCATTCTCAAAACGCAGGTACCTATTATGTGACAATAACTGGAGATCGGGCGCTTTTTGGTATTGGAGATTTGAAACTGAAGGGACAGCGATTTTCAAGAATTGTTATTGGGAAAAATTATGTCAATGGTGCAGTAGATATGAGTGTTAGTTCGGTGACTTATGAAGATGCAGCTTACGCACCGATTAAAATTGATTCGCCATCAACTGTAAATGTAACTATTACAAATCCGGAGGTTTCTGTTGGTGCCTATTCTAAATCAAATGTGGTTTTGAACTCGGGAGTGTCTTTGCATCTTACAAGTGGTTTTAATCCGTTAATTAATAGCAAAGTCGAATTAAATTCTGCTGACGCCCGACTTTATTTTGATGCGGTCAAGCCTTCTGTGGTTATTGACTCCTATTTGCAATTTGTTACTGTTAATGGTGTGCCTGCTAGTAATAATGTAAATGTTTATGTGTCTAATTATGGTTCCGGTTCTGTTGTTGTATTGCAAACAAACGACTTTAAACCGTTAGAAGTATTTACTGAAGAAAATTTTGGAGGTACTGCTCAACAATTTGATATTGTTACCCCATACAGCAATTTAGGAGGATTGGATAACAAAATCAAATCCTTTAAACTGAAAAAAGGATATATGGCTACGTTTGCTTCCAATTCGAACGGTACAGGTTATAGTAGGGTTTTTATAGCCGAAAATCAAGATATAGAAATACCGGTTTTGCCACCTTATTTGAAAGGAACTATTTCGTTTGTCAGAACGATGAGATGGCATGAAGTTAGTAAAAAAGGGCTTGCTGGTGGAGCTACATCAGCTATGGATGCGACAAATATTTCATGGTATTACAACTGGAATACTGGAGGAACTACGACGTCTAATGTAGAGTATGTGCCAATTAGACAAACAGCATATTGGCCTAGTTTTGGACCTGCAAATACTAAAGAAGGCTACACTCATCAATTAGGGTTTAATGAGCCGGATCGTCCGGATCAGTCTAATATGACAGTTGAAACAGCTCTTGGTGTATGGCCTTCTCTTATGCAATCTGGTTTAAGGTTGGGATCACCCGCCACATCAGACCCATTTAATTCTTGGTTGGGGAATTTTATGACTCAGGCAGAAGCCAAAAATTATAGAGTTGATTACATGGCACTTCATTGTTACTGGTATAAATCTGCGACACAATGGGCTAGTGATTTGCAAAGTATTTACAACAAATATCATAGGCCAATTTGGATAACCGAGTGGAATGTTGGAGCAAACTGGACAGGGAATTCATTTCCTGACGGTCCTGATAAGCTAACGGATGCAAATGCGACCAAGCATAAAAATGATTTGGCAGCTGTATTGAAAGTTTTGGATAATACCGATTATGTAGAGCGTTATTCGATTTACAATTGGGTGCAAGATTCAAGAGCGATGTACGTTACGATAAATGATGCTTTTAAAACTAGAAATCCAGATTGGGCAAATTACGTTTGGCTTAAAACAGCACCGGTGATTTCAAACACAGCAACTGATTATACTGTTCTTACTCCGGCTGGTCAATATTATGCAAGTAACGCTTCCAAAAAGGCGTTTAATCCTGCTAGAGAATATATTCCTACCTGGACTCCAAAGGTAGAAACCTTAAGTTATGTTGTTACACAAGCTTCTGATAGTATTACTTTGAAATGGACTGGAAACAATGATGATTTGGTAAATAAGTATGTTGTTGAAAGAAGGCTTGCAGGTGAAGCAAATTTCTCGGTTTTTTACGAATCTTCAGATTACACTGCTTTAGAAGTTAATGATGTCGTGCATTCCTCTGCGGAGTATAGAATGAAAGTGGTTGGAAAAGATAATGTTGAATCAACATATTCTGCTATACTTACTTTTACGCAAGATCCTGTGCCGGCAGCTCCAACTGATCTTTCTGGTGTTGCAAAATCTACATCAGTTATTGATTTAGCGTGGTCAGCAGTGAGTAATGCTAATTCGTATAATTTGAAAAGAGCAAATGCCGTAGATGGTGCTTATAAAAAAATAGCTGCATTTACTAAAGGAACAACTTATTCTGATACAGGTTTAACTGAAGGAACAACCTATTATTATAAAGTTTCGGCCGTAAATACAGGAGGAGAAAGTAGTGATTCTGATGCAATTGCTGTAAAAACTAAATTAAGCCAAACTATAACGCTTAGTTCGGATTCTCAAAAAGTGATTAACGAGGTAGATTTTTCTCCTGCAAAAGTAAGCTCTGGACTTCTTATTACTTATACCAGTTCGAATACTGATGTGGCCACTATTGTGGATGGTAAAGTTCATATTGTTGCTGTGGGTACTACAACAATTACGGCTTCACAGTCTGGAGATGAGATATACGTTGAAGCGCCTTCGATGACACAATCGCTAACGGTAAATAAAGAATACTATGCAGATAGAGATGGTGATGGATTTGGGGTAGCTGCAGTTTCGCTATTTCCGGTGGACGAAGCTCCTGAAGGATACGTTACTAATAATACTGATTGTGATGATGGTAAACTATTATATGCTGATTTTGATGGTGATGGTTTGGGTGCAGGTCCAGCGGTAGCTTGCGGAGTTGAAAACAATACGGATTGTGATGATACAAACCCTGTTCAGTTATCAGTGACGATTCCAGATGTTCATGCATTAAGCACCACAGCTAGTGAGAAGAATACGATTTATATTGGTTACGGATCTCCTTTCTTAAACATAACAGCAATTCCATCAGGAGGTACAGCACCATATAATTATCTGTGGAATTCTAATGAGACATCACAAACAATATCTGTGTCCGGTACAGGAACTTATACAGTAATAATCACCGATGCTAAAGGTTGTCAATCAACAGCTTTTATTGTTGTTAATTTAGTAAATGTACAATGTGGAAATTCTGGAGATAAGGTTACAATTTGTCATAATGGTCAAACGATTTGCGTGAGTTCTAATGCGGTTCAGGCACATTTGAATCATGGTGATAAATTAGGATCCTGTAGTATGGCTGGTGCTACAAGTAAAGAAGATTGTGATGTAGTAGTTTACCCAAATCCTGTTTCGAGCACATTGTATGTAAAAGTGAATGAAGTATATTCGGGTGCAAAACTGGAATTGTACAATATCTTGGGAATGAAAGTGCGTACTCAAACATTGGCAAATACTTTGCAAACAATGTCTTTGGAAGGCTTGCCTTTGGGATCGTATTCGTTACATATTACAAATGGAAACGATATTATTGAGAAGATGATTGTCAAAAAATAG